From Micromonospora echinospora, one genomic window encodes:
- a CDS encoding metal-dependent transcriptional regulator, protein MKHDLVDTTEMYLRTILELEEEGVPPLRARIAERLRQSGPTVSQTVARMERDGLLTVEGDRHLALTSLGRSTAVSVMRKHRLAELLLVNVIGMPYEEAHEEACRWEHVMSDAVEKRVYDLLNRPTRSPYGNPIPGLEELGTPEQPTTEAADGERNLAFPGLVGTVTVRRICESLQTDGDVLRQLHAAGVDPGARVTVAQERDSVTIDRSGEKIRLPREVASRVFVAAG, encoded by the coding sequence GTGAAACATGATCTGGTCGACACGACCGAGATGTACCTGCGCACCATCCTCGAACTCGAGGAGGAGGGGGTGCCGCCGCTACGCGCCCGGATCGCCGAGCGGCTCCGGCAGAGCGGTCCGACCGTCAGCCAGACCGTCGCCCGGATGGAACGAGACGGGCTGCTCACCGTCGAGGGCGACCGGCACCTCGCGCTGACCTCGTTGGGACGCAGCACGGCGGTCTCGGTGATGCGCAAGCACCGCCTCGCCGAACTGCTGCTGGTCAACGTGATCGGGATGCCCTACGAGGAGGCCCACGAGGAGGCCTGCCGGTGGGAGCACGTGATGAGCGACGCGGTGGAGAAGCGGGTGTACGACCTGCTCAACCGGCCGACCCGGTCCCCGTACGGCAACCCCATCCCGGGGTTGGAGGAGTTGGGCACACCGGAGCAGCCGACCACCGAGGCGGCCGACGGTGAACGCAACCTGGCCTTCCCCGGTCTCGTCGGCACGGTGACCGTGCGGCGGATCTGCGAGAGCCTCCAGACCGACGGGGACGTGCTGCGTCAACTGCACGCCGCCGGGGTGGACCCGGGTGCCAGGGTGACCGTCGCGCAGGAACGGGACTCGGTCACCATCGACCGCTCGGGCGAGAAGATCCGTCTCCCCCGCGAGGTCGCCTCCCGGGTGTTCGTCGCCGCCGGCTGA
- a CDS encoding DUF5522 domain-containing protein, whose product MTGKRLPLAARALTEPHPSRLPLDHPDRERILAAHAAALTAGEAGYPDPSTGLFVLTAGFLARRGTCCGRGCRHCPYVTD is encoded by the coding sequence GTGACCGGGAAACGGCTGCCGTTGGCGGCGCGGGCGCTGACCGAACCGCACCCGTCCCGCCTGCCCCTCGACCACCCGGACCGGGAGCGGATCCTCGCCGCGCACGCCGCCGCGCTGACCGCCGGCGAGGCCGGCTACCCCGACCCGTCGACCGGGCTCTTCGTGCTCACCGCCGGGTTCCTCGCCCGCCGCGGCACCTGCTGCGGACGCGGCTGCCGGCACTGCCCGTACGTCACCGACTGA
- a CDS encoding prevent-host-death protein, whose product MAAVHYDSYTEARTHLKDLLDAAGRGGVATVRRDSRRIALVDQERLRHFLASVTPANAQVVPEAGGWSIFIPGLPVAADGATFDEAVREMVTALREYAEDWQERLVNAPNHAHNWGLVQLVSLSDDSQLRDWLVGSDR is encoded by the coding sequence ATGGCGGCCGTGCACTACGACAGTTACACCGAGGCCCGGACCCACCTGAAGGACCTGCTGGACGCGGCCGGGCGCGGGGGAGTGGCCACCGTCCGGCGGGACTCCCGACGCATCGCGCTGGTGGACCAGGAGCGGCTGCGACACTTCCTGGCCTCGGTGACCCCGGCGAACGCACAGGTCGTGCCGGAAGCCGGTGGATGGTCGATCTTCATCCCGGGTCTACCGGTGGCGGCGGACGGCGCCACCTTCGACGAGGCGGTCCGCGAGATGGTCACCGCGTTGCGGGAGTACGCCGAGGACTGGCAGGAGCGACTCGTCAACGCGCCCAACCACGCCCACAACTGGGGACTGGTGCAGCTGGTGAGCCTCAGCGACGATTCCCAGCTCCGCGACTGGCTGGTGGGGTCTGATCGATGA
- a CDS encoding vitamin B12-dependent ribonucleotide reductase, whose protein sequence is MAGDGVTASRTRAAKNGAAVTGLKVERVWTTEGVHPYDEVTWERRDVVMTNWRDGSINFEQRGVEYPESWSVNAANIVTTKYFRGAVGTPEREWSLKQLIDRVVGTYRAAGEKYGYFASPADAEVFAHELTWMLLHQVFSFNSPVWFNVGTPSPQQVSACFILAVDDSMDSILDWYKEEGLIFKGGSGSGVNLSRIRSSRELLSSGGNASGPVSFMRGADASAGTIKSGGATRRAAKMVILDVDHPDIQEFVVTKAREEDKIRALRDAGFDMDLGGADIVSVQYQNANNSVRVSDEFMTAVENDGGFDLRGRLDGATIETVEAKKLFRSIAEAAWECADPGLQYDDTINDWHTCPETGRITASNPCSEYLHLDNSSCNLASLNLMKFLRADGGFEVEKFVRSVELVITAMDISICFADFPTEKIGETTRAYRQLGIGYANLGALLMASGMPYDSDQGRSLAAAITSLMTGTAYRRSAELAGIVGPYDGYARNAEPHKRVMRKHAAANDEIKPSGTVATAIVREATRQWTQGNKVGDRNGWRNAQASVLAPTGTIGLMMDCDTTGVEPDLALVKFKKLVGGGSMQIVNQTVPRALRSLGYPEEQVEAIVEHIADHGHVVDAPGLKPEHYPVFDCAMGERSIAPMGHVRMMAAVQPFISGAISKTVNMPEAATVEDVEKIYFEGWKLGLKALAIYRDNCKVGQPLSAAKPNKATETASTEVEKVVEKVVEYRPVRKRLPKKRPSQTVSFSVGGAEGYLTASSYPDDGLGEVFLKMSKQGSTLAGVMDAFSVAISIGLQYGVPLETYVSKFTNMRFEPAGMTDDPDVRIAASVMDYIFRRLALDFLPYDTRAELGIFTAAERTAQMRAEAEAAEGGADLAAMAASAPVESKPEPSVEPAVEAPVSKPASSVGSSTELLEAVIGKAADAPLCFTCGTKMRPAGSCYVCEGCGSTSGCS, encoded by the coding sequence ATGGCGGGGGACGGCGTGACAGCCAGTCGGACGCGGGCGGCGAAGAACGGTGCTGCGGTCACCGGGCTGAAGGTCGAGCGGGTGTGGACCACCGAGGGGGTGCACCCGTACGACGAGGTGACCTGGGAGCGCCGGGACGTCGTGATGACGAACTGGCGGGACGGCTCGATCAACTTCGAGCAGCGCGGGGTCGAGTACCCGGAGTCCTGGAGCGTCAACGCGGCCAACATCGTGACCACGAAGTACTTCCGGGGCGCGGTGGGCACCCCGGAGCGGGAGTGGTCGCTCAAGCAGCTCATCGACCGGGTGGTCGGCACCTACCGGGCCGCCGGTGAGAAGTACGGCTACTTCGCGAGCCCGGCCGACGCCGAGGTCTTCGCCCACGAGCTGACCTGGATGCTGCTGCACCAGGTGTTTAGCTTCAACTCGCCGGTCTGGTTCAACGTCGGCACGCCGTCGCCGCAGCAGGTCAGCGCCTGCTTCATCCTGGCCGTCGACGACTCGATGGACTCGATCCTCGACTGGTACAAGGAGGAGGGGCTGATCTTCAAGGGCGGCTCCGGCTCCGGGGTGAACCTCTCCCGGATCCGCTCCTCCCGGGAGCTGCTCTCCTCCGGCGGCAACGCCTCCGGCCCGGTCAGCTTCATGCGCGGCGCGGACGCCTCGGCCGGCACCATCAAGTCCGGCGGGGCCACCCGGCGCGCGGCGAAGATGGTCATCCTCGACGTGGACCACCCGGACATCCAGGAGTTCGTGGTCACCAAGGCACGCGAGGAGGACAAGATCCGCGCGCTGCGGGACGCCGGGTTCGACATGGACCTCGGCGGCGCGGACATCGTCAGCGTGCAGTACCAGAACGCCAACAACTCGGTCCGGGTCTCCGACGAGTTCATGACGGCGGTGGAGAACGACGGCGGGTTCGACCTGCGCGGCCGGCTCGACGGGGCGACCATCGAGACGGTCGAGGCGAAGAAGCTGTTCCGGTCCATCGCCGAGGCGGCCTGGGAGTGCGCCGACCCCGGCCTCCAGTACGACGACACGATCAACGACTGGCACACCTGCCCGGAGACCGGGCGGATCACCGCCTCGAACCCGTGCTCGGAGTACCTGCACCTGGACAACTCCTCCTGCAACCTCGCCTCGCTCAACCTGATGAAGTTCCTCCGCGCCGACGGGGGCTTCGAGGTGGAGAAGTTCGTCCGCTCGGTCGAGCTGGTCATCACCGCGATGGACATCTCGATCTGCTTCGCCGACTTCCCGACCGAGAAGATCGGCGAGACCACCCGCGCCTACCGTCAGCTCGGCATCGGGTACGCCAACCTCGGCGCCCTGCTGATGGCCTCCGGCATGCCGTACGACTCGGACCAGGGGCGCTCGCTGGCCGCCGCGATCACCTCGCTGATGACCGGCACGGCGTACCGCCGCTCGGCCGAGCTGGCCGGCATCGTCGGCCCGTACGACGGCTACGCCCGCAACGCCGAGCCGCACAAGCGGGTCATGCGCAAGCACGCCGCCGCCAACGACGAGATCAAGCCGAGCGGGACCGTCGCCACCGCCATCGTCCGTGAGGCGACCCGGCAGTGGACCCAGGGCAACAAGGTGGGCGACCGGAACGGCTGGCGGAACGCGCAGGCCAGCGTGCTCGCCCCCACCGGAACCATCGGCCTGATGATGGACTGCGACACCACCGGCGTCGAGCCGGACCTGGCACTGGTCAAGTTCAAGAAGCTGGTCGGCGGCGGCTCGATGCAGATCGTCAACCAGACCGTGCCCCGCGCGCTGCGCAGCCTCGGCTACCCGGAGGAGCAGGTCGAGGCGATCGTCGAGCACATCGCCGACCACGGCCACGTGGTGGACGCCCCCGGCCTCAAGCCGGAGCACTACCCGGTCTTCGACTGCGCGATGGGCGAGCGCTCGATCGCCCCGATGGGTCACGTGCGGATGATGGCGGCCGTCCAGCCGTTCATCTCCGGCGCGATCTCCAAGACGGTGAACATGCCGGAGGCGGCCACCGTCGAGGACGTCGAGAAGATCTACTTCGAGGGCTGGAAGCTCGGCCTCAAGGCGCTGGCGATCTACCGGGACAACTGCAAGGTCGGCCAGCCCCTCTCGGCGGCGAAGCCGAACAAGGCCACCGAGACCGCCTCGACCGAGGTCGAGAAGGTCGTGGAGAAGGTCGTCGAGTACCGCCCGGTGCGCAAGCGGCTGCCGAAGAAGCGCCCGTCCCAGACGGTCAGCTTCTCCGTCGGCGGCGCCGAGGGGTACCTCACCGCCTCGTCGTACCCGGACGACGGCCTCGGCGAGGTCTTCCTCAAGATGTCCAAGCAGGGCTCGACCCTGGCCGGCGTGATGGACGCCTTCTCGGTGGCCATCTCCATCGGCCTCCAGTACGGCGTGCCGCTGGAGACGTACGTCAGCAAGTTCACCAACATGCGGTTCGAGCCGGCCGGGATGACCGACGACCCGGACGTGCGGATCGCCGCCTCGGTGATGGACTACATCTTCCGTCGTCTGGCGCTGGACTTCCTGCCCTACGACACCCGTGCCGAGCTGGGCATCTTCACCGCCGCCGAGCGGACCGCCCAGATGCGGGCCGAGGCGGAGGCGGCCGAGGGCGGCGCGGACCTCGCCGCGATGGCCGCCTCCGCCCCGGTCGAGTCGAAGCCGGAGCCGTCGGTCGAGCCGGCCGTCGAGGCGCCGGTCAGCAAGCCGGCGTCGTCGGTGGGTTCCTCCACCGAGCTGCTGGAGGCGGTCATCGGCAAGGCCGCCGACGCGCCGCTCTGCTTCACCTGCGGTACGAAGATGCGCCCCGCCGGCAGCTGCTACGTCTGCGAGGGCTGCGGCTCCACCAGCGGCTGCAGCTGA
- the nrdR gene encoding transcriptional regulator NrdR: protein MRCPYCRHADSRVVDSREADDGQLIRRRRACPECGKRFTTVEEAVLAVVKRSGVTEPFSRTKIIGGVRKACQGRPVDEDSIALLAQKVEETVRAKGAAELPSHEVGLAILGPLRDLDEVAYLRFASVYRSFDSLADFEREIETLRAAARARVGAGSDPAGAGAPAGAADHTN from the coding sequence ATGCGGTGCCCGTACTGCCGGCACGCCGACTCCCGGGTGGTCGACTCGCGGGAGGCCGACGACGGCCAGTTGATCCGGCGTCGCCGGGCCTGCCCGGAATGTGGCAAACGCTTCACCACGGTCGAGGAGGCGGTCCTCGCGGTGGTGAAGCGGAGCGGGGTGACCGAGCCGTTCAGCCGGACGAAGATCATCGGCGGGGTCCGCAAGGCCTGCCAGGGGCGGCCGGTCGACGAGGACTCGATCGCCCTGCTGGCGCAGAAGGTCGAGGAGACCGTGCGGGCCAAGGGCGCGGCGGAGCTTCCGAGCCACGAGGTGGGGCTGGCGATCCTGGGCCCGCTGCGGGACCTGGACGAGGTGGCCTACCTCCGCTTCGCCAGCGTCTACCGGTCGTTCGACTCGCTGGCCGACTTCGAGCGTGAGATCGAGACGCTGCGGGCGGCGGCGCGCGCCCGGGTCGGCGCCGGGAGCGACCCGGCCGGGGCCGGGGCCCCGGCCGGAGCGGCCGACCACACCAACTGA